The window ATCTTTCTGACGTTATGGAGCCGGACGAAGGGTGCTGCCATGGCTTACGTCAGGCGTTGTTCGCCATTGCGCAAATCGTATGGCTCCGTGCGTTCATTCCCCTCATGGGCGGAACCTGGCACCGCAAACGAAGGCTTGCGAAAGAGGCCTTGTGCTGGCCGCTTGGATGGACGCGACGGGCTCTCCATCGGCGTTCGGACGCGCGTGTTTTGAGGGAGCTGGTCAAGGCTGGCACGCCTTATCGCGTGGTGGCACTTCAAGTTCACGACGATGCCAATCTAGTAGCCAACGGGGAGGGGTGGCGTGTCGAGACAATGATCAAAGAGCTCTTGGCAGCCTTCTCTCACCACGCGCCACCTGAGGAGCATCTGCTTTTCAAGATTCATCCCCTAGACGCGGGGCATCTGGACCATCGTTCCATCGTGGCTAATAGTTTAAGCTGCCACGTCAATGCCAAGCGAGTGCATGTCGTTTGCGACGTGCCGTTGGGGGAAGCCGTAAAGGCGTCTAGCGGACTTGTCACCATCAATTCGACTTCGGGCCTCTCGGGTCTCCATCACGGCGTTCAGACAGATATCCTTGGGCAGGCCTTCTACGAAGGCAACGGACTCGCCCGGCACTGCCGCGATCTCATGAAGATTTGGACATCCCCTCATTCCCCCGATCCGCGTAGCGTCGCAACCCTACGAATGCGCATCTACACGCACGCTGTCATCCCCGGCTCATTTTATGGCGCCGGCGCTATGGAGCGTCTCGCTTGGCGCGTAGCGAGTCGCTTGACGACCGGCCTGCCGCGGCCGTCAATCATGGACAGAGAAGCTTTGAACCAGGAGTTCAACCCCAACAAGAGTTCATAGAGCACCCAAATCATGTCGGATCTTTATAGGCGAACTGCACGCGTTCGTCGCCATCGATCGCACTTCGATATTCGCCTTCATTGAACTATACGAAGGCCAAAACAGCGGTCGCGATAGAGTTTCATCTCAGTTGATCCCGGTTGCCGCCTGCAAGAATCGTAAGCGCTGTCCCGTTGGCACCTTTCGCGCGTTGTCGTGAGCGACGATGCTCGGAGCCTTTGAGGGCTTCGACACATGACGATTTCAGAGCTTACGCTTAAGTCCAGGGACGAGGAGCCGGTTCGACGGCTTGAGATATTCACGGGTTCTGGACGGCGGCGCGAATGGTTGCCGGAGGAGAAGGCGCGGATCGTGGCGGAAAGCTACGATGCTGGCGGGACCGTGAGCGCGGTGGCTCGGCGACATGCATTGTCCCCGCAGCAGCTGTTCGCCTGGCGCCGGTTCGCGCGGGTGCCGTTGGCGAATGCGCCGGCACCGGAGCCGTTGTTTGTTCCAGCGGTGGTCGCGGCACAGGAGCCCGAACCGGCGGGGAAGCGCGCGAGATCGACACGGAAGCGGAAGGCCGCGCGAGAAACCGGCGTGATAGAGCTGGAGATTGACGGCGTCGCCATGCGGGTCGGTCGTGGCGCCGACGCCAGGACGGTGGCGGCGGTGATCCGTGCGCTGAAGGCGCCGTCGTGATCGGGCCGACGGGTGTGGTCAAGGTGATGGTCGCGACGAAGCC of the Mesorhizobium shangrilense genome contains:
- a CDS encoding capsular polysaccharide export protein, LipB/KpsS family translates to MFNPGDHLFGLGGALALSPGEVETQLGVPPWHAAVVFGVDRYRHKIFFDALRARNVPVLCLEEGYIRPGFVTCEWNGSHHHSPLRMSPNVERRDHLDLSDVMEPDEGCCHGLRQALFAIAQIVWLRAFIPLMGGTWHRKRRLAKEALCWPLGWTRRALHRRSDARVLRELVKAGTPYRVVALQVHDDANLVANGEGWRVETMIKELLAAFSHHAPPEEHLLFKIHPLDAGHLDHRSIVANSLSCHVNAKRVHVVCDVPLGEAVKASSGLVTINSTSGLSGLHHGVQTDILGQAFYEGNGLARHCRDLMKIWTSPHSPDPRSVATLRMRIYTHAVIPGSFYGAGAMERLAWRVASRLTTGLPRPSIMDREALNQEFNPNKSS
- the tnpA gene encoding IS66-like element accessory protein TnpA; the protein is MTISELTLKSRDEEPVRRLEIFTGSGRRREWLPEEKARIVAESYDAGGTVSAVARRHALSPQQLFAWRRFARVPLANAPAPEPLFVPAVVAAQEPEPAGKRARSTRKRKAARETGVIELEIDGVAMRVGRGADARTVAAVIRALKAPS